Proteins co-encoded in one Arachis hypogaea cultivar Tifrunner chromosome 13, arahy.Tifrunner.gnm2.J5K5, whole genome shotgun sequence genomic window:
- the LOC112738365 gene encoding protein TIFY 10A encodes MSSSSEYSEISGQKPARSPEKSSFSQTCSLLSQYIKEKGNFGDLTLGITCNTEPSGSPETSCQSATTMNLFPTKENNVAPKSLTLTGTAMDLLSPQGAYRANLPSEEIPNLINSSAVKSVSKGLKTAQLTIFYNGQVVVLDDCPAEKANELMAFAKKGVSQSQNNSVYTYTQSQPSFPPNLARTSAADSSVQAFPNVNIVASSGSNSIHEHSKPQSRPVVCDLPIARKASLHRFLEKRKDRIASKGPYQAANPIGSANKPAESMSWLELGAKSQE; translated from the exons ATGTCTAGTTCGTCGGAATACTCGGAAATTTCCGGCCAGAAGCCGGCGAGGTCACCGGAAAAATCGAGCTTCTCTCAGACTTGCAGTTTGTTGAGTCAATACATCAAAGAAAAGGGCAACTTTGGAGATCTTACCCTCGGCATCACATGCAACACCGAACCAAGTG GGTCACCTGAAACATCGTGTCAGTCTGCAACAACTATGAACCTATTTCCTACCAAAGAAAACAACGTTGCACCAAAAAGCCTCACACTCACTGGCACAGCCATGGATTTGCTCTCTCCACAAGGTGCTTATCGTGCCAATCTTCCCTCTGAAGAAATTCCAAACTTGATCAATTCCAG TGCAGTTAAGTCTGTGAGCAAGGGCCTGAAAACTGCACAATTGACAATCTTCTATAATGGTCAAGTTGTTGTGTTGGATGATTGTCCTGCTGAGAAGGCGAACGAGCTCATGGCTTTTGCCAAGAAAGGAGTCTCTCAAAGCCAGAACAACTCTGTCTACACCTACACTCAGAGCCAGCCTTCATTTCCTCCTAATTTGGCCAGAACATCTGCTGCTGATTCGAGTGTTCAAGCCTTTCCTAACGTGAATATCGTTGCTAGTTCCGGTAGCAATTCGATCCATGAGCACTCAAAACCTCAGTCCAGACCTGTTGTTTGTG atctaccaattgcaagaaaagctTCGCTTCATCGGTTCCTGGAGAAGAGAAAGGATAG AATTGCATCAAAGGGTCCATATCAAGCAGCAAATCCCATTGGGAGCGCTAACAAGCCAGCTGAATCCATGTCATGGCTTGAGTTGGGTGCTAAATCTCAAGAATGA